CGTGATCGAGCGCGCCATCAACGACTACATGCTGCACGAGAACGCCGCCGCCGCGCAGGTGCTCGCGAATCCCGCTTTCTTCGTGCTGTACGGCGCGCTCGCCGCGGGCGTGTGCGAGGAGGTCGGCCGCTATATCGCCATGCGCATCATCGCGCGGCGCGGCGCGCGCAAGGCGGGTACCCCCGCAGACGGCGCGGCGTTCGGCTATGGCATCGGCCATGCGGGCGCGGAGGCGTGGTTCGTCGGCGTGCTCGTGCAGTTGCAGTGGATCGTGTTCGCGGTGCTCGCGAATCGTGGCGAACTCGACGAGCATCTGTCCAACCTCACGATGGACTCGGTCTTGCGCGTGCATCTGATTCTCGGTAGCCTCTCGCCGCTTTTCGCGGGCGTATTCGCGCTCGAACGCACGGCCGCGTTCGTGTTCCAGATCGGGTTGTCGGTGCTGATGTGGCGGGGCGTGCGCGCGGGATGGAAGGGAATTTTGCCGCTCGCGATCCTCGCGCACGCGCTCATCGACGTGCCTGCGGCAATGTACCAGGCGCGTCTTGCGCCGCTCGTCGTCGTGGATGCTTTGTATGCGGTGGCGGCGCTCGTGGTCGCCGTCGTACTTTTCAGGACGTGCCGC
The Paraburkholderia acidiphila genome window above contains:
- a CDS encoding YhfC family intramembrane metalloprotease, which translates into the protein MSVAPITLVCLSLATLFVAALPVSLYRRLRGPFALDWRDTIAGVAVFAFFATVIERAINDYMLHENAAAAQVLANPAFFVLYGALAAGVCEEVGRYIAMRIIARRGARKAGTPADGAAFGYGIGHAGAEAWFVGVLVQLQWIVFAVLANRGELDEHLSNLTMDSVLRVHLILGSLSPLFAGVFALERTAAFVFQIGLSVLMWRGVRAGWKGILPLAILAHALIDVPAAMYQARLAPLVVVDALYAVAALVVAVVLFRTCRPAQRVARAA